In one Flammeovirga yaeyamensis genomic region, the following are encoded:
- a CDS encoding DNA-3-methyladenine glycosylase family protein has protein sequence MNNTLYFPIPEEAISYLKKKDKKLSVAIDRIGEIKRPINPDLFSALVNSIVGQQISTKAQKTVWNRIKNGVGVVTPKSIHEFDREELKSFGLSYRKVDYIKDFSAKVYTNEFDIESLTEMTDDEVCKQLSSLKGIGNWTAEMLMLFSMQRQNILSFGDLAIIRGICKLYGHKEVDKVRFEKYRKRYSPYGSVASLYLWAISHEDFVVRKS, from the coding sequence ATGAACAACACTCTTTATTTTCCTATACCGGAAGAAGCCATCTCCTATTTAAAGAAAAAAGATAAAAAGCTTTCTGTCGCAATAGATCGAATTGGGGAGATAAAACGTCCCATTAATCCCGATTTATTTTCAGCATTAGTCAATAGTATCGTGGGTCAACAAATTTCTACCAAAGCCCAAAAAACGGTATGGAATAGAATTAAAAATGGCGTGGGTGTAGTGACTCCCAAAAGTATCCATGAATTCGATAGAGAAGAACTAAAGTCGTTCGGTCTTTCTTATCGAAAAGTGGACTATATCAAGGATTTCTCTGCAAAGGTATATACTAATGAATTCGATATAGAATCGCTTACAGAAATGACAGACGACGAAGTATGTAAACAACTCTCCTCCTTAAAAGGAATTGGGAATTGGACTGCTGAAATGTTGATGTTATTCTCCATGCAAAGACAAAATATTCTATCCTTCGGTGATTTGGCCATCATCCGAGGTATATGCAAGTTGTATGGACACAAAGAAGTTGATAAAGTAAGGTTCGAAAAATACCGAAAACGATATAGCCCCTACGGATCTGTAGCTAGTTTGTACCTTTGGGCAATTAGTCATGAAGATTTTGTAGTCAGAAAATCTTAA
- a CDS encoding T9SS type A sorting domain-containing protein — MKNILMWSLLLCLSSAIAQNPKSTFDTEIYSSSNYMVGIPYKVLGDGFINTIQMECNATGDKVKFYIYADEDNAPGELIVSSNEIKMSLSQLSITFEDTFLEQGTYWVFTQFEKDGKFLKANVSNNLSKVFYKGLAFGDTPPQTAYDFEEYTGHQFPISLIYKPQKLHDEIRLFPNPTIDNVHIISSNDKYFVEVFDQQGRLLIEDWSEQKEFDIAFRQYQKGTYFIKIDHKQSYRIIKE; from the coding sequence ATGAAAAATATACTTATGTGGTCACTTTTATTGTGTTTGAGTTCAGCTATTGCTCAAAACCCAAAGTCGACTTTTGATACAGAAATTTATTCTTCTTCTAACTATATGGTTGGGATACCTTACAAAGTGTTAGGAGATGGATTTATCAATACTATTCAGATGGAGTGTAATGCCACAGGTGATAAAGTAAAATTCTATATCTATGCTGATGAAGACAATGCTCCTGGAGAGTTAATTGTAAGCTCTAATGAGATAAAGATGTCATTATCTCAGTTATCCATAACGTTTGAAGATACCTTTCTAGAGCAGGGAACCTATTGGGTATTTACACAATTCGAAAAGGATGGAAAGTTTCTAAAAGCGAATGTCTCGAACAATTTATCCAAAGTATTTTATAAAGGATTAGCTTTTGGTGATACTCCTCCGCAAACTGCCTACGATTTTGAGGAATATACAGGACATCAATTTCCTATTTCTTTGATATATAAACCTCAGAAGTTACATGACGAGATAAGGTTATTTCCAAATCCAACAATCGATAATGTACATATCATTTCTTCAAATGATAAATATTTTGTTGAAGTTTTTGATCAACAAGGTCGACTACTAATTGAAGATTGGAGTGAACAAAAAGAATTTGATATCGCATTTAGGCAATATCAAAAGGGTACTTATTTTATAAAAATCGACCATAAACAGTCGTATAGAATCATCAAAGAATAA
- a CDS encoding sulfatase family protein, which yields MKLLKLILLITSISIIGKAQSKQPNIVWISFEDMSPVLSCYGDSTANTPNIDALSKESQVFNNAFSTAGVCAPSRSAIITGMYPISIGTNHMRTGRDIMGWGNDTYREEKGVLDKEGNNVREYSAVLPEEVKCFTEYLRKEGYYCTNNAKTDYQFAAPFTAWDENDTKAHWRNRGEDQPFFAVFNFNETHESKIWKNKDLPLTVDKNKVSLPTYYPDTPEVREDVARMYANLELLDKRVGYIINQLKKDGLYENTYIFFFSDHGGPLPRQKREVIASGLHVPFMIKYPNAEKVGYTDQLINFIDLAPSMIELAGGKIPHHLQGKSFFSENRKYSFAARDRMDEFTSARRSVTDGRYLYVRYLEEDATSYQDINYRLQIPTMRVMKEMYETGELNDVQSAWFNPLKTNEILFDLSKDPEETNNLMTSKEHAKVVKRFRGVMDKWLKSTSDICIEPEAKMIEKMWPNNQQPTTSKVLGAVHKGELKLSCTTKGASIGYQINEGKWKVYHQPIVLKEGDKVSTKAIRIGYKESEITIFNK from the coding sequence ATGAAATTATTAAAACTAATCCTCCTAATTACTTCGATATCAATTATCGGAAAAGCACAATCTAAACAACCTAATATTGTTTGGATTTCATTTGAAGACATGAGCCCTGTTTTATCGTGTTATGGCGACTCTACAGCCAACACTCCTAATATAGATGCACTCTCAAAAGAGAGTCAGGTATTTAATAATGCCTTCTCTACAGCAGGTGTTTGTGCGCCAAGTAGAAGTGCGATAATAACAGGTATGTATCCTATTAGTATAGGGACCAATCATATGCGTACAGGTCGTGATATTATGGGTTGGGGAAATGATACTTACAGAGAAGAAAAAGGGGTACTCGATAAAGAAGGGAACAATGTTAGAGAATATAGTGCAGTACTTCCTGAGGAGGTGAAATGTTTTACAGAGTATTTAAGAAAAGAGGGATATTATTGTACGAACAATGCGAAAACGGATTATCAGTTTGCTGCTCCTTTTACAGCTTGGGACGAAAATGATACGAAAGCACATTGGAGAAATAGAGGAGAGGATCAACCGTTTTTTGCGGTATTTAATTTCAATGAAACGCATGAATCGAAGATCTGGAAAAATAAGGATCTTCCGTTAACGGTGGATAAAAATAAAGTTAGTCTTCCAACATATTATCCTGATACACCAGAAGTGAGAGAGGATGTGGCACGTATGTATGCTAACTTAGAACTACTTGATAAAAGGGTAGGGTACATCATTAATCAGTTAAAAAAGGATGGACTTTATGAAAACACTTACATCTTCTTTTTCTCAGATCATGGAGGTCCACTACCAAGACAAAAAAGAGAGGTCATTGCTTCTGGTTTGCATGTCCCTTTTATGATCAAATATCCGAATGCTGAAAAAGTAGGTTATACAGATCAACTCATTAATTTTATTGATTTAGCTCCTTCGATGATTGAATTGGCGGGAGGGAAAATTCCACATCATTTACAAGGGAAGAGCTTTTTCTCAGAAAATAGAAAATACTCTTTTGCTGCTCGTGATAGAATGGACGAGTTTACTTCAGCAAGGAGAAGCGTGACTGATGGTCGCTATTTATATGTGAGATATTTAGAAGAGGATGCTACTAGTTATCAGGATATCAATTACAGACTTCAAATTCCAACCATGAGAGTGATGAAGGAAATGTATGAAACTGGGGAATTAAATGATGTACAATCGGCTTGGTTCAATCCTTTAAAAACAAACGAAATACTCTTCGATTTATCAAAGGATCCGGAAGAAACAAACAACTTGATGACCTCTAAAGAACATGCTAAAGTAGTCAAGCGATTTAGAGGTGTAATGGACAAATGGCTGAAATCAACTTCAGATATTTGTATTGAACCGGAGGCAAAAATGATTGAGAAAATGTGGCCGAATAATCAACAACCAACAACTTCTAAAGTATTAGGAGCTGTTCATAAAGGGGAATTGAAATTAAGTTGTACTACAAAAGGTGCCTCGATTGGTTATCAAATAAATGAGGGGAAATGGAAGGTTTACCATCAACCTATTGTACTTAAGGAGGGTGACAAAGTATCTACTAAAGCCATTCGTATCGGTTATAAAGAATCGGAAATTACTATCTTCAACAAATAA
- a CDS encoding bifunctional 4-hydroxy-2-oxoglutarate aldolase/2-dehydro-3-deoxy-phosphogluconate aldolase produces MNHQTFSWEKYKQTPIIGILRGESINNLERMMQAYEKAGFSSIEITMNTDGVEEQIRFLSEKFPKLNVGAGTVCSLQDVSKAVDAGAQFIVTPIINKEVIVKCKELNLPIFAGAFTPSEIYAAWELGVDAVKLFPNMLGLQYIKEIMAPLDTIKLVPTGGVHQGNIKEYFDLGVYGVGMGSALFPKELRVEGQEEALYHHLLDLKKQISNVSI; encoded by the coding sequence ATGAACCATCAAACTTTTTCTTGGGAAAAATATAAGCAAACACCTATCATCGGCATATTAAGAGGTGAAAGTATCAACAATTTAGAGCGCATGATGCAAGCCTACGAAAAAGCTGGTTTTTCGTCCATAGAGATTACTATGAATACTGATGGGGTAGAAGAGCAAATTCGATTTTTATCAGAAAAATTTCCAAAGCTAAATGTAGGAGCAGGAACAGTTTGTTCGCTTCAAGATGTATCAAAAGCAGTCGATGCGGGGGCTCAATTTATCGTTACACCAATTATCAATAAAGAAGTGATAGTAAAGTGTAAAGAACTAAACTTGCCCATTTTTGCAGGAGCGTTTACACCATCCGAAATATATGCTGCTTGGGAGTTGGGAGTGGATGCTGTTAAGCTGTTTCCAAATATGTTGGGATTACAATACATAAAAGAAATTATGGCACCTCTAGATACTATAAAATTAGTACCTACTGGGGGAGTTCATCAGGGAAATATCAAAGAGTATTTTGATTTGGGGGTATATGGGGTTGGAATGGGAAGTGCATTATTCCCTAAAGAATTGAGAGTAGAGGGTCAGGAAGAAGCACTTTATCATCATTTATTAGATCTAAAAAAGCAAATTTCAAACGTATCAATATAA
- a CDS encoding sulfatase family protein, with protein sequence MKRIVINVLALIGLFSLIGCAQKKEQKQPNIIFIMSDDHSTEAISAYGGRLAQQFPDLTPNIDRLAKEGTVMQNTFCTNAICGPSRAAILTGKFSHQNGFFKNESGGDFDGSQQTFPKLLQKAGYETAVIGKWHLGTAPTGFDYSKVMINHGGQGTYFNTIFLENGQDTVKETRFHSTRQVWEDAKKWLTKGRDQEKPFMLMYQFKAPHRPWEPDPQFQHVFDDVEIVEPETFNDTYEGKVAAGDTWMTIERNLNRKDLKVHPENIEDMTKKEIAAWYKYGNNNEEPWSPNDELKGQALKKWKYQKYMKEYLGCVKGVDHYIGEMLNYLDENGLAENTIVIYTSDQGFYLGEHGWFDKRMMYEEAYRMPFLIRYPGHISSNTVSKKLTMNVDFAPTLLDYAGVTVPSDIQGKSFRTVLEDDNAEWRDAVYYHYYEFPWWHHVRPHYGLRTDRYKLIHFYYNPEAAKNTWIDEDYELFDLENDPNELNNLYGKPGYEEITAKLKAKMDELQKEYKEDSREEMMKKTDVKIGRVYEHANYSNVKKK encoded by the coding sequence ATGAAAAGAATCGTTATTAACGTTTTAGCCCTTATCGGTTTATTCTCTTTAATAGGGTGTGCTCAAAAGAAAGAGCAGAAACAACCGAACATTATTTTTATTATGAGTGATGACCACTCTACGGAAGCAATCTCTGCTTACGGTGGCCGACTTGCTCAACAATTCCCAGATTTAACTCCCAACATCGACCGCCTTGCAAAAGAAGGTACGGTCATGCAAAATACATTTTGTACTAACGCAATTTGTGGTCCTTCTAGAGCAGCTATTTTAACTGGTAAATTCTCTCACCAAAACGGTTTCTTTAAGAACGAATCGGGTGGTGACTTCGATGGATCGCAACAAACTTTCCCTAAATTACTTCAAAAAGCAGGTTATGAAACTGCAGTGATAGGTAAATGGCACCTTGGTACTGCCCCAACAGGTTTCGATTACTCTAAAGTGATGATCAACCACGGTGGTCAAGGAACGTATTTCAATACTATTTTCTTGGAAAATGGTCAAGATACTGTTAAAGAAACTCGCTTCCACTCCACTCGTCAAGTATGGGAGGATGCTAAGAAATGGTTAACAAAAGGTCGTGATCAAGAAAAACCTTTTATGTTGATGTACCAATTTAAAGCACCTCACAGACCTTGGGAGCCTGACCCACAATTCCAACATGTATTTGATGATGTTGAAATTGTTGAACCTGAAACATTCAACGACACTTACGAAGGTAAAGTGGCAGCAGGTGACACGTGGATGACTATCGAAAGAAACTTAAACCGAAAAGATTTAAAAGTGCATCCTGAGAACATCGAGGACATGACTAAAAAGGAAATCGCTGCTTGGTACAAATACGGTAACAACAACGAAGAACCTTGGTCGCCAAACGATGAATTAAAAGGACAAGCATTAAAGAAATGGAAATATCAGAAGTACATGAAAGAGTACTTAGGATGTGTAAAAGGTGTAGACCACTATATCGGTGAAATGTTAAACTATTTAGACGAAAATGGTTTAGCAGAGAACACCATCGTTATCTATACATCTGACCAAGGTTTCTACTTAGGTGAACATGGTTGGTTCGATAAGCGAATGATGTATGAAGAGGCCTACAGAATGCCATTTTTGATTCGTTACCCTGGTCATATTTCATCAAATACTGTTTCTAAGAAACTGACGATGAACGTTGACTTTGCACCTACACTTTTAGACTATGCAGGTGTAACTGTACCTTCAGACATTCAAGGTAAATCTTTTAGAACTGTTTTAGAAGATGACAATGCTGAATGGAGAGATGCAGTCTACTATCACTATTATGAATTCCCATGGTGGCACCATGTGCGCCCTCACTATGGCTTAAGAACTGATAGATATAAATTAATTCATTTCTACTACAATCCAGAAGCTGCGAAAAATACTTGGATTGATGAGGACTACGAATTATTCGATTTAGAAAATGATCCTAACGAGCTGAACAACCTTTATGGAAAACCTGGCTACGAAGAAATTACAGCCAAGTTAAAAGCAAAAATGGATGAGCTTCAAAAAGAATACAAAGAAGATTCTCGTGAAGAAATGATGAAAAAGACTGATGTGAAGATTGGTAGAGTTTACGAACATGCGAATTACTCTAACGTCAAGAAAAAATAA
- a CDS encoding DUF1353 domain-containing protein — protein sequence MEKFSGYPITKWKDDDCQMVLLDDLSFTDHDQKVWNVPLGAEINGASIPSSLWNIVGSPFVGKYRRASVVHDYFAGEGHNPNVSYQERREADKMFYEACRTDGCSWKCAALLYLGVSIGSWWSRKGISTTHETECFSSFQTDQDALIKNKYDELLEKVSYIIEHEENFEKLVKLVDQEID from the coding sequence ATGGAGAAGTTTAGCGGATACCCAATTACTAAATGGAAGGACGACGATTGTCAGATGGTTTTATTAGATGATTTATCGTTTACCGATCACGACCAAAAAGTATGGAATGTTCCTTTGGGAGCAGAAATTAATGGAGCAAGCATCCCTTCATCTTTATGGAATATTGTAGGATCTCCTTTTGTAGGAAAGTATAGAAGAGCCTCTGTGGTGCACGATTACTTTGCTGGCGAAGGTCACAATCCTAACGTATCTTATCAAGAGAGAAGAGAAGCAGATAAAATGTTTTATGAGGCATGCAGAACAGATGGCTGTTCATGGAAGTGTGCAGCTTTGTTGTATCTAGGTGTTTCTATTGGATCTTGGTGGTCGAGGAAAGGAATTTCGACCACACATGAAACAGAATGTTTCTCCTCTTTTCAGACGGATCAAGATGCACTGATCAAAAATAAGTATGATGAATTACTTGAAAAGGTGAGTTACATTATTGAACACGAAGAAAATTTTGAGAAGCTAGTGAAGTTGGTGGATCAAGAAATTGATTAA
- a CDS encoding tetratricopeptide repeat protein, whose amino-acid sequence MKNLLITGLLLLSSIFTLGQTNKEKAQKKAEEAIELMDNGAIESSIKMLLECEKLDPTTFIYTYEIAYAYILKKDYKTAIKYLNKSKKHNDANSQVYQLLGNCDSWMGKPKKALKKYEEGLKVFPNAGNLYLETGNIYLHQQLYDYAIDYYKEGIRKDPMYPSNYFRLADLYLNSDYKIDGLIYGELFMNIERGSDRTTQMSKMLYDTYKNSITVKGDSVVYSFNKTLNININQGSDGEIKMPFSMIFFKNMAIATATQANEKNIDLEYMCAIRKVFLKNYAQKDIHDYPNVLFKYQKVVDDAGHLEAYNHYILQMGNEKEIDAWVTQNEEAFESFLEWYTKGENVLQVDKESVFIGE is encoded by the coding sequence ATGAAAAACTTACTAATAACTGGACTATTACTTTTATCGTCCATTTTTACTTTAGGGCAAACGAACAAAGAAAAAGCACAGAAAAAAGCAGAGGAAGCTATTGAGCTAATGGATAATGGAGCTATTGAGAGTAGCATCAAAATGTTATTGGAATGCGAAAAGTTAGATCCAACGACTTTCATTTATACCTATGAAATTGCTTATGCTTATATTCTAAAAAAGGATTATAAAACGGCTATTAAGTATTTGAATAAATCAAAAAAACATAATGATGCCAATAGTCAGGTATATCAATTATTAGGGAATTGTGATAGTTGGATGGGTAAACCGAAAAAGGCGTTGAAGAAATATGAAGAAGGTTTAAAGGTTTTCCCTAATGCAGGTAATTTATATTTGGAAACAGGCAACATCTATTTACATCAACAGCTTTATGATTATGCAATTGATTATTATAAAGAAGGTATTCGCAAGGATCCAATGTACCCTTCAAACTATTTTCGTCTTGCAGATTTATATCTGAATTCCGATTATAAGATTGATGGGTTAATCTATGGTGAGTTGTTTATGAATATCGAAAGAGGATCTGATCGAACAACACAGATGTCAAAGATGTTGTATGATACTTACAAAAACTCAATTACGGTAAAAGGTGATTCTGTGGTGTATTCATTTAATAAAACCTTAAATATTAATATCAATCAAGGTTCTGATGGAGAAATCAAAATGCCTTTCTCTATGATCTTTTTTAAAAATATGGCGATAGCTACAGCTACTCAAGCGAACGAAAAGAACATCGATTTGGAGTATATGTGTGCGATCCGAAAAGTATTTCTAAAAAATTATGCTCAAAAAGACATTCACGACTACCCAAATGTATTGTTTAAATATCAAAAGGTAGTTGATGATGCTGGACATTTAGAGGCTTATAACCATTATATTCTACAGATGGGTAATGAAAAGGAAATTGATGCTTGGGTCACCCAAAATGAAGAAGCTTTCGAATCATTTTTAGAATGGTATACTAAAGGAGAAAACGTCCTTCAGGTGGATAAAGAATCTGTTTTCATAGGAGAATAA
- a CDS encoding CD225/dispanin family protein has protein sequence MNGQPPKSYLVESILVTLFCCLPFGIAGIVNASKVESRFYAGDVEGAEKASQEAKKWMKWGLISSIIGGVLYGILMLVGVAAGLSQGQF, from the coding sequence ATGAACGGACAACCTCCTAAAAGTTATCTGGTTGAATCAATCTTAGTGACTCTATTTTGCTGTTTACCATTTGGTATCGCAGGTATCGTAAACGCATCAAAGGTAGAATCAAGATTCTATGCGGGCGATGTTGAGGGTGCAGAAAAAGCATCTCAAGAAGCTAAAAAATGGATGAAATGGGGACTTATCTCATCAATCATCGGTGGTGTATTATATGGAATTTTAATGTTAGTTGGTGTTGCAGCAGGATTATCACAAGGTCAGTTTTAA
- a CDS encoding MliC family protein has protein sequence MVKYFCITICFLLGFLFYSCNTSSGNVAQETIEFSANHQDLKFLVSFEDDAINVKDKNNINYHLEHVQSGSGAKYSDGTHEFWIKGDDFIWSVNGKKICNGSISISEDQLIGDYASVKYKNRKEGYDWTGVRVSKFDDEKLNIKVRSRSDKKKPTCTLDVLAYKTKNGVYHAFVNGGKVLFKFHENSLDITSEKPDLMRFYCSGGGSFLNTYQKQNKPLDPKQVDQRTYAHYAEYMNIGFDISAITKKGKQEVIIQTLGLAHDDKITIPFEGTIVHTYVEDLDLDMSPDVVIVGRDKNKEGVLVAFSTNNKKSISQVTFNSIKEDAGLSEGYQGNDDFAIVETTLVQRFPFYENGKTAGKMKQIQYKLKHGEASKKFEVDRVIEF, from the coding sequence ATGGTAAAATATTTTTGCATTACAATTTGTTTTCTTTTGGGTTTCTTATTCTATTCTTGCAATACATCATCAGGAAATGTAGCCCAAGAAACTATTGAGTTTTCTGCGAATCATCAAGATCTAAAATTCTTAGTTTCTTTTGAAGACGATGCCATTAATGTAAAAGACAAAAACAATATCAATTATCATTTAGAACATGTACAGTCTGGGTCTGGAGCCAAATACTCCGATGGTACGCATGAGTTTTGGATAAAAGGAGATGATTTTATTTGGTCTGTGAATGGCAAAAAAATCTGCAATGGATCTATAAGCATTTCTGAAGATCAATTAATAGGTGATTATGCAAGTGTTAAATATAAAAATAGAAAGGAAGGGTACGATTGGACTGGCGTAAGAGTCAGTAAATTTGATGATGAAAAGTTAAACATCAAAGTAAGATCAAGAAGTGATAAAAAGAAGCCAACTTGTACTTTAGATGTTTTGGCATATAAAACCAAAAATGGAGTGTATCATGCATTTGTCAATGGTGGAAAAGTATTATTTAAATTTCATGAAAATTCATTGGATATTACTTCTGAAAAACCTGATTTAATGCGTTTTTATTGTTCCGGTGGAGGCTCTTTCTTAAATACTTATCAAAAACAAAACAAACCACTTGATCCTAAACAGGTAGATCAAAGAACCTATGCACATTATGCTGAATACATGAACATTGGATTTGATATTTCGGCTATCACTAAGAAAGGAAAACAAGAAGTGATCATACAAACATTGGGGTTAGCACACGATGACAAAATCACTATCCCGTTTGAAGGGACAATCGTACATACTTATGTAGAAGACCTTGATTTAGATATGTCGCCAGACGTGGTGATCGTTGGTAGAGATAAGAATAAAGAAGGTGTTTTGGTCGCCTTTTCAACAAATAATAAAAAGTCCATCAGTCAGGTGACCTTTAATAGTATAAAAGAAGATGCTGGACTCTCTGAAGGCTACCAAGGTAACGACGATTTTGCTATAGTAGAAACCACTTTAGTTCAACGTTTTCCTTTTTATGAAAACGGAAAAACGGCGGGTAAAATGAAACAAATTCAATATAAACTCAAGCATGGAGAAGCATCGAAGAAATTCGAAGTGGACCGTGTCATCGAATTCTAA
- a CDS encoding NAD-dependent epimerase/dehydratase family protein produces the protein MTQIDSSKPVLVTGANGYVASWLVEELLKNGITVHAAVRNPDNKKKVGHLIDLGDKHPGEIKFFKTDLLTENSYAEAMQGCELVYHTASPFITDVKDPQRDLVDPAVKGTSNVLLTANNTPSVKRVVVTSSVVATYTDASDLANTPKGMIDEEVWNTTASLDYQPYSLSKTLAEKKAWEIADAQSQWDLVTINPAFVMGPAQNAVATTSESMAVLKQMGDGTFKMGAPKMGVGVIDVRDLAVAHYKAGFTPEAKGRYITSAHNTNFLEMGLTLQDKFGANYPLPKKALPKWLLMIVGPFTNKLLTRRFIKNNVNIEWKADNSKIVNDLGMTFRPLQETMEDSFQVLVDNKIV, from the coding sequence ATGACACAAATTGACTCTTCAAAACCCGTTTTAGTTACTGGAGCCAACGGATACGTTGCAAGCTGGCTAGTAGAAGAATTATTAAAAAATGGCATCACAGTTCACGCTGCTGTTAGAAATCCAGATAATAAAAAGAAAGTGGGACACCTTATTGACTTAGGTGATAAACACCCAGGAGAAATAAAGTTTTTCAAAACCGATTTACTAACAGAAAATTCTTACGCAGAGGCCATGCAAGGTTGTGAATTGGTTTATCATACTGCTTCTCCTTTTATTACAGACGTAAAAGATCCACAAAGAGACTTAGTAGACCCTGCCGTAAAAGGTACATCCAATGTGCTATTAACCGCTAATAATACTCCCTCTGTAAAAAGAGTGGTGGTAACCAGTAGTGTAGTGGCTACTTATACTGACGCATCAGATTTAGCCAATACACCAAAAGGAATGATCGATGAAGAGGTTTGGAACACCACTGCTTCTTTGGATTATCAACCTTACTCTTTATCAAAAACATTGGCAGAAAAAAAGGCGTGGGAAATTGCAGATGCTCAATCGCAATGGGATTTAGTGACTATCAACCCTGCATTTGTCATGGGCCCTGCTCAAAATGCGGTGGCTACTACATCAGAAAGTATGGCGGTACTAAAACAAATGGGTGACGGTACATTTAAAATGGGAGCTCCAAAAATGGGAGTTGGAGTGATTGATGTTCGTGACCTAGCTGTAGCTCATTATAAAGCCGGTTTTACTCCAGAAGCCAAAGGTCGATACATTACCTCAGCTCATAATACAAACTTCTTAGAAATGGGCTTAACCCTTCAAGATAAATTTGGAGCCAATTATCCTCTACCTAAGAAAGCATTACCAAAATGGTTGTTGATGATTGTTGGTCCTTTTACTAATAAATTATTAACTAGAAGGTTTATTAAAAACAATGTCAATATCGAATGGAAAGCAGACAATTCTAAAATAGTAAATGATTTAGGAATGACTTTCCGTCCTCTACAAGAAACTATGGAAGATTCTTTCCAGGTGTTGGTGGATAATAAGATAGTGTAA
- a CDS encoding DUF2752 domain-containing protein: MLQQDYHKVSFKQILLKLFIISTGLILFVYIYRSFNPLAYDFFPKCPLKYTTGLECPGCGSQRAIHQLLNFNLIAAFKYNPLLVLSIPYIIVEIIFRFVDKQLIYKQRKVLYGPLAIKIILCIVIAYWIGRNIILHLL, from the coding sequence GTGTTGCAGCAGGATTATCACAAGGTCAGTTTTAAGCAAATCCTATTAAAATTATTTATAATTTCTACAGGGTTAATTCTTTTTGTATACATCTACAGAAGTTTTAACCCTTTAGCATATGATTTCTTTCCGAAATGTCCATTAAAGTATACTACTGGATTAGAATGTCCGGGATGTGGATCTCAAAGGGCGATCCATCAATTATTAAATTTCAATTTAATAGCCGCTTTTAAGTATAATCCCTTATTAGTATTATCTATACCATATATTATAGTAGAAATTATTTTTAGGTTTGTCGATAAACAACTTATCTATAAACAAAGAAAGGTCCTTTACGGACCTCTTGCGATTAAAATAATCTTATGTATTGTCATTGCCTACTGGATAGGCAGAAATATTATTTTACATCTACTATAG